The following DNA comes from Bdellovibrionales bacterium.
GTGGAAAGAAAGAATTATCAATTCTTACCACTTCAATAAAAAGGGAACTGTTCATTTCGGTACGCATCCGTCTTGTGAAGTATTACTTCCGTCATTAAACAGTAAAGTCAGTAAAGCACCGTTGGTTCAGATCGACGGGCAAGCGACGGTTTTTGTTCCTCCGGGAATGATGGGTTCTCTCGTTGCAGATAATACGACAACACCATTATCACAGTTATTCAATACAGGTCGTTTGCAGTCCTCAGGTAGTGGTTCCCGCTTGAACTTAATGCAAGGGGAAATGCTCCGCATGCAAATGGGCGGCGATCTTGAAGTGGTTGTTCGCTACGCCTCGGATGCACCAAAGCCTTTATTTATTCCGATGATCGATTTTACAAGTAATGGCTTCTTAGCGGTGTTGCTTGCAGCGATCTTGGCGATCGTGACATCTCTCTATGTATCTTTAAATCACGTTGAAAATAAAGAAGTGGACGAAGAAGAATTTAGAACGGCGCTGATCATCGACAATCCTCCAAAACCACCGCCAGTCGTGCCTCAACCTAAAGAAGAGCCACCGAAAGTGGAAGAGAAAAAGATCGAACCACCTCCTAAAAAAGAAGTGGTCAAGATCGAGCCTAAAAAAGAACCGGCTAAAGTTGTCGAGATTAAAAAGCAGGAGCCTAAACGCGAAGCTGTGAAGCAAGCTCCTCCACGAGTGGCACAAAAAGCGGGTGGCGGAGATCAGTCCGCAGCAAAATCCATGAGAGCGAATCCGAATAAACCCAAGAGCAATCAAATGGGTTCAGTGAAGCAGGGTGGAGCCGTTAAGGTCTCTAACAAAGAGGGCGCTCAGGCCGAAAGTATCACTAAAGATCCTAAGAAGTCAGGAATCTTTGGAGTCTTCGGTTCGGGTGGGGCGAACAACCGACTCGACAATACTTACTCGGGTGGAGGGGAGCTCTCCGGTCTTGCTGATAAAGCCTCGGGTAGCGCCGGTAGCGCGGAAGATCGCGCCGGAGAAGGTCTTGGTTCGAAATTCAAAGAAACTGGCGGCGGTCAGGGTAAATCGAACGTGGGTGTCGGCGGAATTTCCACTGGAAAAGGTCTCGGACCTGGAACCGGCGGATTCGGTGGAGTGGGTCTCGGCGGTAAAGGTACCGTGACGATTCTTCCGGGCGGCGATGCTGAAACCAGTGGTGGGGATATCGATAGAAACGGTATTCGCCAAGTCTTTATCCAAAACCAACGCGCACTTCAAGCTTGTTACGAAAGAGCTTTAAGTACGGACAAAGGCCTGGGCGGAAAACTAGTTCTCGATTTCGATATCGGTGAACAAGGGCGAGTTCTCCGAGCCGAAATGAGCCGAGGGAAGTCGACTTTAGTGAACGACGAACTCGCTGGATGTGTGATTAGCAGAATGAAGAACTGGAGATTTCCAGAACCACCAAAGAATCAAACGGTTCAGGTTTTCTACCCGCTCGCATTCTCGAATAACTAGGAATTGAACTTTAAATAAAAGAATTAATAAACACCTTGGAGGGGTAAAGTGGAAGAGAATATGATGGCAGCGGCAGGAGCTGCACAACAAGAAGTACCGCAGAATTTCATACTGCATGCATTTGAAGCCGGTGGCCCGATGATGTATGTGATCTTAGCATTTTTGATTATGACGTTGATCGTTGTTTTCAAACAGATGATGATCCTTAAAGATTCTGGGATTGATAAAGAAGATTTCAACGAGCATTTGTTCGGTGTTGTTTTACGTGGAGATGTTCAACAGGCAATCTCTTACTGCGACAGCCGCCAAGCTCCTTTAACAAACACATTAAAAGCAGGATTAGTTCAGGTCTTGAACAAGCGTCCTGATGAAGAAGTTCAAGTGGCGATGGATGCATCGGTGCTTCGTGAAACTCCAAAAGTCGAAGGCTGGGTCAGCTTCCTTGCGGTTTTCGGTAACCTTGCAACTCTTCTAGGATTAGCGGGTACGATCGTAGGTATGATCACGTCATTCCAAGGGGTGACAAAAGCCGATGACTCTAAAAAAGCAGAAATGCTCTCGAAGGGTATTGCGGAAGCACTTAACTGTACAGCATTTGGGCTGATCGTAGCGATCATTGCGATTTTAGCTTACGGTTTCTTCCAGTTCCGCATCGGTCATATTCTTAACGAAATGACTGAAAGTAGCATGAGCTTGATGAATTTAGTGTCTTCTAATCGCGATAAAATGAAGTAATAAGAGGAAGTTTTTATGGCTGGTGTTGATCTAGGCGGCTCAGGCGGCAAAAGAGATTCGAATTTTGAGGTCAATCTCGTTCCGTTCATCGATTTGATGAGCGTGTTGATTACCTTTCTTTTGATTACTGCCGTCTGGACACAAGTTTCGATGATTAAACTGGGCAGCTCTTTGAACGCCAAAAAGAATACGGATGACGTCGATAAGCCTCCTCCAAAGGCCGACGTTCCATTGCGTATAGATATCAAAGATGGTGGCCATCATGTGGTTATCGGACCCAAACAGTTTGATGTTCCAAAAAAGACAGATGGGGCGTACGACGTGGTAACACTACTTGCGCGTCTCATGGAAATCAAACAGGTTTATCCTGATAAGATGGATGCAGTTGTGACCATGGATGAGCATTTAAAATATGATTTCCTCATTCAAGGTATGGATGCTGTTCTCCAAGCAGGATTCCCAGCGATCTCTGTCGCAACAGGGGGAGCTAAGTAATGGCGATTTACGTACCAGGTAAAAGAGGCAGAGGAAACCGTCGTAAAGCGGCAGGGAAGAGAAACACGGTCGTGGCTCTCTCGTTAACGGCGATGGTAGATATGTTCACCGTGTTGACGATTTTCCTTCTGCAAAACTTTAAAGTTGATGCAATTAAGTTAAAACAAAACGTACCACTTCCCGAGGCGACGGCGATTAAGAAGCTTCGTCCCGCTCACGTTGTGGTTGTCACTCAGGATAAAATCTTTTTAGATGAAACTCCTGTGGCTAACTTTATTTCTGTCAAAGAACAACAAGAGTGGGTGATTGAAGCTCTTCGAGTGGGTCTTGCAGAAAAAATTAAAGAGCGCAAAGTGGCCTTCGATTCCACCCTCAAAGAGAAACTGAAAACCGCTCTGGCCAATGCTCAGACCAAAAAGATGAGTGAGGCCGAAATTGAAGAAGAACGAAAAGAGCTTGAAAGAGATTGGGGTCGCGTTACGGTGCAAGCCGATAAAGAGATCGACTTCCTGACCATCAAAAAAGTTCTCTATACGGCGACCGAGGCCGGTGCAACTATGATCAACTTTGCGGTTTCGCAAAAATCTAAAGAAGATCTGGTTCGTTAATCTGACTTCGAGACATTGTCATTCTCAAGAAGCCTGTGGAAACAGGCTTTTTTTATTCTGTGAGAGAACGCAGGAGATCGTTTCGGGAGAAGGGTTTTGGCAGAAAGTGGGTAAACCCGGCCTTCATGCATCGG
Coding sequences within:
- a CDS encoding biopolymer transporter ExbD is translated as MAIYVPGKRGRGNRRKAAGKRNTVVALSLTAMVDMFTVLTIFLLQNFKVDAIKLKQNVPLPEATAIKKLRPAHVVVVTQDKIFLDETPVANFISVKEQQEWVIEALRVGLAEKIKERKVAFDSTLKEKLKTALANAQTKKMSEAEIEEERKELERDWGRVTVQADKEIDFLTIKKVLYTATEAGATMINFAVSQKSKEDLVR
- a CDS encoding MotA/TolQ/ExbB proton channel family protein, translating into MAAAGAAQQEVPQNFILHAFEAGGPMMYVILAFLIMTLIVVFKQMMILKDSGIDKEDFNEHLFGVVLRGDVQQAISYCDSRQAPLTNTLKAGLVQVLNKRPDEEVQVAMDASVLRETPKVEGWVSFLAVFGNLATLLGLAGTIVGMITSFQGVTKADDSKKAEMLSKGIAEALNCTAFGLIVAIIAILAYGFFQFRIGHILNEMTESSMSLMNLVSSNRDKMK
- a CDS encoding biopolymer transporter ExbD, encoding MAGVDLGGSGGKRDSNFEVNLVPFIDLMSVLITFLLITAVWTQVSMIKLGSSLNAKKNTDDVDKPPPKADVPLRIDIKDGGHHVVIGPKQFDVPKKTDGAYDVVTLLARLMEIKQVYPDKMDAVVTMDEHLKYDFLIQGMDAVLQAGFPAISVATGGAK
- a CDS encoding AgmX/PglI C-terminal domain-containing protein, encoding MSKPVVLKVFRNGGVVDVKQFTQEHQIILGSADADTHVKLPGAVSPFHASIEKRGDKYYLSDLGSSQGTYLKGSKILEAALEHGDKIAIGEYIIEFYVGAPTVSASTTAAPPAAAPTPVNKPIEMKPVQAAPTISTSVAQAPVHMGTQALPDMGVQASPTGDIHVFKKKKKKGEKTFAPPSVHKNLSEFIKPTKGGTIEILVAWKERIINSYHFNKKGTVHFGTHPSCEVLLPSLNSKVSKAPLVQIDGQATVFVPPGMMGSLVADNTTTPLSQLFNTGRLQSSGSGSRLNLMQGEMLRMQMGGDLEVVVRYASDAPKPLFIPMIDFTSNGFLAVLLAAILAIVTSLYVSLNHVENKEVDEEEFRTALIIDNPPKPPPVVPQPKEEPPKVEEKKIEPPPKKEVVKIEPKKEPAKVVEIKKQEPKREAVKQAPPRVAQKAGGGDQSAAKSMRANPNKPKSNQMGSVKQGGAVKVSNKEGAQAESITKDPKKSGIFGVFGSGGANNRLDNTYSGGGELSGLADKASGSAGSAEDRAGEGLGSKFKETGGGQGKSNVGVGGISTGKGLGPGTGGFGGVGLGGKGTVTILPGGDAETSGGDIDRNGIRQVFIQNQRALQACYERALSTDKGLGGKLVLDFDIGEQGRVLRAEMSRGKSTLVNDELAGCVISRMKNWRFPEPPKNQTVQVFYPLAFSNN